From a single Nostoc edaphicum CCNP1411 genomic region:
- the ntrB gene encoding nitrate ABC transporter permease, with protein MAAILGSRNFRKNNRKNLNKLVSQKIVPPLVALAIFLVIWQLVCLTPNFGLPGPIETFSETWNPFIIDPFFDNGESDKGLGWQILSSLGRVALGFSLAAIVGVALGIFVGANKLLYNAVDPIFQVLRTVPPLAWLPISLAAFQQANPSAIFVIFITSIWPIVINTTVGVQQIPQDYVNVARVLRLKGLKYFLKVVFPATVPYIFTGLRIGIGLSWLAIVAAEMLVGGVGIGSFIWDAYNTTTETNLSEIILALIYVGLVGLILDRMVGFIASKVVPE; from the coding sequence ATGGCAGCTATTCTTGGAAGTCGCAATTTCAGAAAAAATAACCGCAAAAATCTCAATAAATTAGTTTCGCAAAAAATTGTGCCGCCACTGGTAGCCTTAGCTATTTTTTTAGTGATTTGGCAACTAGTTTGTTTAACTCCTAACTTTGGTTTACCTGGCCCAATAGAAACATTTTCAGAAACTTGGAACCCTTTTATCATCGATCCATTTTTCGATAATGGTGAAAGTGATAAAGGTTTGGGCTGGCAGATACTTAGTAGTTTGGGAAGAGTTGCTTTAGGCTTTTCGCTAGCAGCAATTGTTGGCGTTGCATTGGGGATTTTTGTTGGTGCTAATAAGTTACTTTATAATGCCGTAGATCCTATTTTTCAAGTGTTACGGACAGTACCGCCTCTAGCATGGCTACCAATTTCCCTGGCAGCATTTCAACAAGCGAATCCTTCAGCTATTTTCGTGATTTTCATTACATCCATTTGGCCGATTGTGATCAACACTACGGTGGGCGTGCAACAAATTCCTCAAGACTATGTAAACGTAGCTAGAGTTTTACGTTTGAAAGGATTAAAATATTTCCTAAAAGTTGTGTTTCCTGCAACTGTTCCTTATATATTCACAGGGTTACGCATTGGCATTGGTTTATCTTGGCTAGCAATCGTTGCAGCAGAAATGTTAGTCGGCGGCGTGGGAATTGGCTCATTTATTTGGGATGCTTACAACACAACCACAGAAACTAACTTAAGTGAAATTATCCTCGCACTAATTTATGTTGGTTTAGTCGGATTAATTCTAGATAGAATGGTTGGCTTTATAGCCAGCAAAGTTGTCCCCGAATAA